The following DNA comes from Chelmon rostratus isolate fCheRos1 chromosome 20, fCheRos1.pri, whole genome shotgun sequence.
CGCCTTCATCTCCCAAGGAGAGACAACGGTAGCTTCCATCAATGATGCTGAAGAGCTGATGGCTACTGATGTAAGTGATACAGACTGCCCTTTAAAAATTCCACAGATACTTTGTAACTAACTTGAATTTAATTTGATGTTCAAGGAAGCTTTTGATGTCCTGGGCTTCACCCAAGAGGAGAAGAACGGCATTTACAAGCTGACTGGTGCCATTATGCATTATGGAAACATGAAGTTTAAACAGAAGCAGCGGGAAGAGCAAGCAGAGCCTGATGGCACAGAGGGTAAAGGATTATCAGAACAATGAAGAGTTTCCTTCTGTTCTCTTAAAACAAGTGTGTAGCTACCACCAATTTGTGCCTTTTTACACAAAATATCATAATAAATGCTTCTACTGCACAATATCCATTTACAGATACGGACAAGGTTGCATATCTGATGGGCTTAAACTCTGCTGACCTCATCAAGGGCCTGTGTCACCCAAGAGTGAAAGTAGGCAATGAGTGGGTCACCAAAGGTCAAAATGTGCAGCAAGTAAGTTGAAAAAGGAAGTACTGCACTGAAATCCACTTGGGGTTTGAAGAATAAAGTGGGTTTCAATTTTAATGTCATAACTTTTATGCAATTATCTAGGTGTATTACTCTATTGGTGCACTGTCCAAGTCAGTGTACGAGAAAATGTTCTTGTGGATGGTAATCAGAATCAACCAATCCCTGGATACCAAACAACCTCGCCAGTACTTCATCGGTGTGCTGGACATTGCTGGATTTGAGATCTTTGATGTGAGTGTCAGAGATTAAATGATGATGCCACATGAAATCAACTGTATctttgaaagaaagaacaatgaaacaagaaaagcattttttcttctttcaaatgttttgtcaaaTGTACAGTTCAACACCTTTGAGCAACTGTGCATCAACTATACtaatgagaagctgcagcagttctTCAACCACCACATGTTTGTGCTGGAACAAGAGGAGTACAAGAAAGAGGGCATCGTGTGGGAGTTCATTGACTTTGGCATGGACTTGGCAGCCTGCATTGAACTTATTGAGAAGGTTAGTGCTGAGTTAAATTTGACTTCAGATTTCATTTAACAAACGAAACAGCTATTCTTTGCAACAGGTCTACATTCAATTAATCCTACTGAATTCCTCCAGCCCATGGGCATCATGTCCATCCTTGAAGAGGAGTGCATGTTCCCCAAAGCCAGCGACGCAACATTTAAAGCGAAACTGTACGACAACCATCTGGGTAAAAGTCCCAACTTCCAGAAGCCCAGGGTTGTTAAGGGGAAACCAGAGGCTCATTTCTCCCTGGTTCACTATGCTGGTATTGTTGATTACAACATCAGCAACTGGCTTGTGAAGAACAAGGACCCGCTGAATGAGACTGTGGTGGGACTCTACCAGAAGTCCAACCTAAAGCTACTGTCTAACCTGTTTATTGGGTATGCTGGTGCAGATTCAGGTAAGGGATCTTTGACTATACTTATTACTCATCTGTAAATTGTCCAGGATATCAAcaaggaagaaaataacaatTAAACTCATATATCTACAACTTGTGCACAGCTCAGGATGCAGGAGGCaagggaggaaagggaggaaagaagaaaggtTCTTCGTTCCAGACTGTGTCTGCGCTGCACAGggtaaaacatgtttaaagtttGGTATATGCCCCAAGTTTTGTATGTGGAAACTGTACATATTTGTTGCCTTTATTTACAGGAGAACTTGAACAAACTGATGACCAACCTGAGGTCAACTCATCCCCACTTTGTACGCTGCATTATCCCCAATGAGACCAAGACTCCTGGGGCAATGGAGAATCCTCTAGTCATGCACCAGCTCCGCTGTAACGGTGTGCTGGAGGGCATCAGGATCTGCAGGAAAGGATTCCCCAACAGGATCCAGTATGGAGACTTCAAACAAAGGCAAGAGAGGCAAAATAATAGTTTTTTATAGCTCCTTTTTTTGGTGGTGATTATCCCTGTGAAAGTGGCATTTGTTATTGGCCACACCACGGTCAGCACCTCTCACCCAGGGCATTTTGTAAACAACTCAGGATATCCTTCCAGGATCCCCTTCCTTTTTGATTGCCAATGTGTCTGCAAGACCCCAACAGAAAAGGATGGATGGACTGAGGAGGATGGTTTAAACCAACTAGTTCAGGAACTTGATCCAAAATGGCTGGCCCATGATACATTTTCAGAATTTATTTGCAAATTCATTCAACACATGTAATGATGATATGGTTGTATCATTTCAGATATCGCATCCTGAATCCAAATGCTATCCCTGAGGGACAGTTCATAGACAacaagaaagcagcagaaaaactgtTGGGCTCTTTGGATATTGACCATGAGCAGTATAAACTGGGACACACAAAGGTTGGTCTGGCTCTACCATAATTACAAAGAGAAGAATTAAATTTTAGAACAAATGATTGTGTTGGGGAGAGGTTATGAAAAACTTGTGATACGATGTCaatttcaggtgtttttcaAAGCTGGCCTGCTCGGTGTTCTTGAAGAGATGCGAGACGATCGTCTCGCTCTCATCATCACTGGAATTCAAGCGAGATCCAGAGGACTACTCGCCAGGATTGAGTTCCAGAAAATTGTTGAACGCAGGTTAGAGCATTTCTTCCAACATTTAGTGTCAAAAAAGACAAGGTACAGAAAAAAGAATTcaggataacttttgttttctccaggGATGCCTTACTGGTGATCCAGTGGAACATCCGTGCCTTCATGGGTGTCAAGAATTGGCCCTGGATGAAGATGTACTTCAAGATCAAACCTCTTCTGAAATCAGCTGAGACTGAGAAGGAGATGGCAAACATGAAGGAGGAGTTCACAAAGCTGAAAGAGGCTTATGCTAAATCTGAGGCACGCAGGAAAGAATTGGAAGAAAAAATGGTCACTCTGCTCCAAGAGAAGAATGACCTACAGCTCCAAGTGCAATCTGTAAGATCCGTGATTCAGTTTACCTAAAACTTACAGCAATATACTGAAAATGTGGCGAATAAAACAATTTGTTAACTCTATGGTCTGCAGGAACAAGACAATCTTGTAGATGCTGAGGAGCGTTGTGAGGGTCTGATCAAGAGTAAGATCCAGCTTGAGGCCAAAGCCAAAGAGTTGACAGAGAGGctggaagatgaagaggagatgaaTGCAGAGCTGACTGCcaagaagaggaagctggaggacgaGTGCTCAGAACTGAAGAAGGACATCGATGATCTCGAGTTGACTCTGGCTAAAGTGGAAAAGGAAAAGCATGCCACAGAGAACAAGGTATCAAACATTTTGACTAGTGCTGATTGACCATATTGTCAACCAGAAGAGGTGTTCTAACTGGACAATAATTTAGgttaaaaacatgactgaagaGATGGCAGCTTTGGATGAAATCATTGCTAAGCTGACCAAAGAGAAGAAAGCTCTTCAGGAGGCTCATCAGCAAACGCTGGACGACCTGCAGAGTGAAGAAGACAAAGTCAACACTCTGACCAAGGCCAAAGTCAAGCTAGAGCAGCAAGTCGATGACGTGAGTACAATGGCATTTGTGAGTAAATCTCATGTTTTAGAGAAACAACTTTTAGTGCaaaatgtttgtaatgttttatcTGTTAGCTTGAAGGATCGTTGGAGCAAGAGAAGAAAGTGAGAATGGATCTCGAAAGGGCCAAGAGGAAATTGGAGGGGGACTTAAAGTTAACCCAAGAGAACGTGATGGATCTGGAGAATgacaagcagcagctggaggaaaaacTCAAAAAGTAAAACCAGTCTTCTCCAATCACCAGCACGATGCCCATTATGCCACAACAGCTGATTACTAACGTGAACCATTTCATCATTAAATGTAGGAAAGACTTTGAAATGAGCCAGCAGCTGAGCAAGATTGAGGATGAACAGGCCATGAGCGCTCAACTCCAGAAGAAACTGAAGGAGTTACAGGTAATTGCACAAGCAGGTTTTCATTTGTGTCGTAATTAGCTTTTTATTGTGGGAATTCCTACTCAAAATGCATAATCATCTGATCTCATCAAGGCTCGTAttgaagagctggaggaagaactGGAAGCAGAGCGAGCTGCCCGAGCCAAGGTGGAGAAGCAGAGGGCCGACTTGgccagagagctggaggagatcagtgagaggctggaggaggcggGAGGAGCCACTGCCGCTCAGATCGAGATGAACAAGAAGAGGGAGGCTGAGTTTCAGAAGATGCGCAGAGACCTTGAAGAGGCCACTCTGCAGCATGAAGCCACCGCTGCTACACTGAGAAAGAAGAACGCAGATAGCGTGGCTGACCTCGGAGAGCAGATTGACAACCTGCAACGAGTCAAACagaagctggagaaagagaagagcgAGCTCAGACTGGAGCTGGATGATGTGGTCTCCAACATGGAGCAGATCGTCAAATCcaaagtaagaaaaacaaaacatgtcatcatTGAGCAcatgttaaaggaatagttttgaGAAATACATTgtgttcactttcttgccaagagttagatgagaagattacTACCACTCTGATGCCTGtataataaatatgaagctactgccagcagctggctagcttagcacaaatactGGTGcaagtgttttcctgtttccagtatttgtgCTAAGCCAAGCTAGCTGGTTGCTGGcattagcttcatatttaccacagAGACACGAGGGaaagaacagtttgacattttgggaaatacgtttACTCACGTTCTTGCAGAGTGTTAATGAGATGATCGATACCATGCTCACATTGGTGTGGTAAGTAGGGATAGATTTGGCGCCCCTcgcagagaagaaaacaggaagtgacagccCTGCTGCGTTTAGCGCAGAAATACTTACAGCACCTAACTCTCTGTAAAACCATAAACTGTTATTCTTACATATCTGTTTCATTATACatttaacaaacaagataaatTGTGCAATTAGTGtgctttggaggtgctggtagatGGATTTTAACTTTGAACAGAGCCATGTCCTGAAATGTCATACAATGTCTTTCAAAGACAAtaatgtacagaaaaaaataatgatggtTGTTTACATTCTATGACTTACataataatatgaaaataatttaaCTAAGGTCAACCTGGAGAAAATGTGCCGCACACTGGAggatcaaatgaatgaatacaagACGAAAGCAGAGGAAGGCCAGCGTTCCATCAATGACTTCACAATGCAAAAAGCAAAGCTTCAAACAGAAAATGGTAATCAGTTTAACACAAACTGACACTGCATGCACGTCTTTTAGCAACACACTATAGAAAATTGTGGTGTTAcagtaacagaaaataaaggcaTATGCAGTTTACATTTCTAATATTACAGGCTGCAAACTGATATGTCACTAAAAACCAGTTGCAGCTTGATATAGGAGCAAacaacactttattttacaggtgAGCTTGgcagacagctggaggagaaggacTCCTTGGTGTCTCAGCTGACTCGAGGGAAGCAGTCCAACACTCAGCACATTGAAGACCTGAAGAGACAACTTGAAGAGGAGATCAAGGTAAAGCAGAGAATGCAGCTTCCAGATAGACATTACATTAATTTGACAGTATGTCTATCACAGCTTATACATCTATCACCTTACAGGCCAAGAATGCACTTGCCCATGCAGTGCAGTCTGCGCGCCATGACTGTGATTTGTTGAGGGAGCAgtttgaggaggagcaggaggccaaAGCTGAGCTCCAACGCAGCATGTCCAAGGCCAACTCTGAGGTGGCTCAGTGGAGAACCAAGTATGAAACTGATGCCATTCAAAGgacagaggagctggaagaAGCAAAGTAAGAACAGTTACCCCTCTTCAACAGCATGTTCTTGACAAAGGACTGATAATTACTGTAATATGTTCTTGTCAAATAGGAAGAAACTGGCCCAGCGTCTGCAGGATGCAGAAGAATCTGTTGaagctgctaatgctaaatgttcCTCCCTGgagaaaaccaaacacaggCTTCAGGGTGAGATTGAAGATCTCATGGTGGATGTGGAGAGATcgaatgctgctgctgcagctctggacaagaaacaaagaaactttGACAAGGTGATGGGAGAACGAAAAAAAGCATGTGAGGGAAAATGTGAATGGATGAATTATTAATTAGATGAAGTAATCTAATTTTGAATATTATAAATCCAGGTCCTTGCTGAGTGGAAGCAGAAGTATGAGGAGTCCCAGAGTGAGCTGGAAAGTTCCCAGAAGGAGGCTCGTTCTCTCAGCACTGAGCTCTTCAAGCTGAAGAATTCTTATGAAGAGTCTCTGGATCATCTGGAGACCATGAAACGAGAAAACAAGAATCTCCAGGGTAGGAAGATGCATTTAAACATAATTGATCTTTTCATATATAGTTGTGAGGTAGGCAAAAGTGTAAGTGAAATAAATCTgcacaaaacagaggaaattTCTGACCTGACTGAGCAACTTGGTGAGGGAGGAAAGAGCATCCACGAGCTGGAGAAGATCCGtaagcagctggagcaggaaaAGGCTGAGATCCAATCTGCTCTGGAGGAAGCTGAGGTGAGAGTTCAGAGGTATATGTTGTTATAGCTTTCTTCTTATTCTTAAAGAATATCCCAGTTAATGGAGGAGATTTTTCTTACAGGGCTCTCTGGAGCATGAGGAGGGGAAGATCCTCCGAGCTCAGCTTGAGTTCAACCAGGTGAAGGCTGACATTGAGCGGAAGCTGGCTGAGAAGGACGAGGAGATGGAGCAGGCCAAGCGTAACCATCAGAGAGTGGCGGATACTCTGCAGAGCTCCCTGGAGGCTGAGACTCGCAGCAGAAACGAGGCTCTCagggtgaagaagaagatggagggagatcTCAATGAGATGGAGATCCAGCTGAGCCAGGCCAACCGGCAGGCAGCAGAGGCTCAGAAGCAGCTCAAGGGAGTCCACGCTCACCTGAAGGTACCATAGAGACTCATCATCTATGAAAGAgtgtttgtgcattgttttctttcttttgattaTAGAAATAAAAGATTTAAAGATGTCCCCCCAAAAAATCCCTCTGAACAggactcacagctgcagctggatgatACTCTGCGTGCCAATGATGATCTGAAGGAGAACATTGCCATGGTGGACAGACGTAACAACCTGCTGCAGGCTGAACTCGATGAGCTGAGGTCAGTGGTGGAGCAGACTGAGAGAGGTCGTAAACTGGCAGAGCAGGAACTGCTGGATGTCAGTGAGCgagttcagctgctgcactcTCAGGTATGCCCAAATCATTACATCGTGGTATTTCAGTACATCCGAGTTCCACACTAATTTTACTAATGGTGTTGACGGTAAAACAATTCTGTGCAGAACACCAGCCTGCTGaaccagaagaagaagcttGAAAGCGACACAGCTCAGCTTCAgaatgaggtggaggaggcggtGCAGGAGTGCAGAAATGCTGAGGAGAAGGCAAAGAAGGCTATTTCTGACGCTGCCATGAtggcagaggagctgaagaaggagcaggACACCAGCGCTCACCTGGAGCGtatgaagaaaaacatggaaCAAACCATCAAAGACCTGCAGCACCGTCTGGATGAAGCTGAGCAAATAGCCATGAAAGGTGGCAAGAAGCAGGTCCAGAAGCTGGAGGCCAGGGTGTGTATTTCTAACTTCTACTGTGTTGCCTTACAGCAGTAGTGCACAATACAGTATTAACTTATAAAAGCTGCATCCACAACTGTTGTTTTCAAGGTGAAAGAGTTGGAAAATGAGGTGGATCTTGAGCAGAAGAGAAGCAGTGACTCAGTGAAAGGTATACGCAAGTATGAGAGGCGCATTAAAGAGCTCACCTACCAGGTATATACTACAGACACAGTGACTGTAATGAACATTCAccaaaagataaaaaaaatctgttttaacaAGCAATATGTATTAATTTAACAGACGGAGGAGGATAAAAAGAATCTGAGCCGTCTGCAGGACCTGGTGGATAAACTGCAACTGAAAGTTAAATCCTACAAGcgagctgcagaggaggctgtAAGGGAAAATGCTACAGATTCATTTTGTAAAATATAGTTCATTTGCCTTGTATGAAAGGCAAGCTCTGTGTTGCAGACATACTTTACCAATTTTCCATACTTTTCCGCATTCTTATGTGGATTTTTTAGGAGGAACAGTCCAATTCAAATCTGGGCAAGTTGCGCAAGTTGCAGCATGAGCttgaggaagcagaggagagggccGACATCGCAGAGTCTCAGGTCAACAAGCTGAGGGCAAAGAGCCGCGACTCTGGTTCTAAGGTCAGAAATCACTCAGAATAATGCAGTTTTTGCAATCTTGGATTCTGCAATACACAGTGAGTAACTTTCACTTTTTCCTTGTACAGAAAGCACATGAAGAAGAGTGAAGCCCTGAACAGGATCTTCAAGGATGAAGTTAAATTGTAGTACTTTAGTTTCTTTATTCTTCATGCAACATGAGtggaataaagaataaatgcCTTCTGAATGCACCACTTTGTTCGTGCTTCCTGTATTTGAAAAAGATTCAAAGAAATGAGTAAGAAATGAATCACCACACtacaaagaaaaagatggaaagCAGAGGCCTGCACCATGGGGTAGTAATAAAGAGTCATGCAGCACCTCCTGACAGCAGTGTTCAAATCACAAAGTGAAAACTGAGTTGCTTTTCGTGTTTAGGCATGAGGAGAGCGGAAGAGTTCAAACCTTTGCTCCCTGCTCTTGTTCAATACCCTTTGCTGCTGGGCTGGTGGCTTGAGC
Coding sequences within:
- the LOC121624033 gene encoding myosin-6-like, translating into MSGDAIMAEFGPAATFLRKTDKERLEAQTRPFDIKRQCFVPDPEVEYVKATITSRDGDKVTAETEFGKTVTHKEADIHPQNPPKFDKIEDMAMFTFLHEPAVLFNLKERYAAWMIYTYSGLFCVTVNPYKWLPVYDQSVVNAYRGKKRSEAPPHIYSISDNAYQYMLSDRENQSILITGESGAGKTVNTKRVIQYFASIAAVSGKKDAAQEKKGTLEDQIIQANPALEAFGNAKTIRNDNSSRFGKFIRIHFGVSGKLSSADIETYLLEKSRVTYQLKAERDYHIFYQILSQRKPELLEMLLITNNPYDYAFISQGETTVASINDAEELMATDEAFDVLGFTQEEKNGIYKLTGAIMHYGNMKFKQKQREEQAEPDGTEDTDKVAYLMGLNSADLIKGLCHPRVKVGNEWVTKGQNVQQVYYSIGALSKSVYEKMFLWMVIRINQSLDTKQPRQYFIGVLDIAGFEIFDFNTFEQLCINYTNEKLQQFFNHHMFVLEQEEYKKEGIVWEFIDFGMDLAACIELIEKPMGIMSILEEECMFPKASDATFKAKLYDNHLGKSPNFQKPRVVKGKPEAHFSLVHYAGIVDYNISNWLVKNKDPLNETVVGLYQKSNLKLLSNLFIGYAGADSAQDAGGKGGKGGKKKGSSFQTVSALHRENLNKLMTNLRSTHPHFVRCIIPNETKTPGAMENPLVMHQLRCNGVLEGIRICRKGFPNRIQYGDFKQRYRILNPNAIPEGQFIDNKKAAEKLLGSLDIDHEQYKLGHTKVFFKAGLLGVLEEMRDDRLALIITGIQARSRGLLARIEFQKIVERRDALLVIQWNIRAFMGVKNWPWMKMYFKIKPLLKSAETEKEMANMKEEFTKLKEAYAKSEARRKELEEKMVTLLQEKNDLQLQVQSEQDNLVDAEERCEGLIKSKIQLEAKAKELTERLEDEEEMNAELTAKKRKLEDECSELKKDIDDLELTLAKVEKEKHATENKVKNMTEEMAALDEIIAKLTKEKKALQEAHQQTLDDLQSEEDKVNTLTKAKVKLEQQVDDLEGSLEQEKKVRMDLERAKRKLEGDLKLTQENVMDLENDKQQLEEKLKKKDFEMSQQLSKIEDEQAMSAQLQKKLKELQARIEELEEELEAERAARAKVEKQRADLARELEEISERLEEAGGATAAQIEMNKKREAEFQKMRRDLEEATLQHEATAATLRKKNADSVADLGEQIDNLQRVKQKLEKEKSELRLELDDVVSNMEQIVKSKVNLEKMCRTLEDQMNEYKTKAEEGQRSINDFTMQKAKLQTENGELGRQLEEKDSLVSQLTRGKQSNTQHIEDLKRQLEEEIKAKNALAHAVQSARHDCDLLREQFEEEQEAKAELQRSMSKANSEVAQWRTKYETDAIQRTEELEEAKKKLAQRLQDAEESVEAANAKCSSLEKTKHRLQGEIEDLMVDVERSNAAAAALDKKQRNFDKVLAEWKQKYEESQSELESSQKEARSLSTELFKLKNSYEESLDHLETMKRENKNLQEEISDLTEQLGEGGKSIHELEKIRKQLEQEKAEIQSALEEAEGSLEHEEGKILRAQLEFNQVKADIERKLAEKDEEMEQAKRNHQRVADTLQSSLEAETRSRNEALRVKKKMEGDLNEMEIQLSQANRQAAEAQKQLKGVHAHLKDSQLQLDDTLRANDDLKENIAMVDRRNNLLQAELDELRSVVEQTERGRKLAEQELLDVSERVQLLHSQNTSLLNQKKKLESDTAQLQNEVEEAVQECRNAEEKAKKAISDAAMMAEELKKEQDTSAHLERMKKNMEQTIKDLQHRLDEAEQIAMKGGKKQVQKLEARVKELENEVDLEQKRSSDSVKGIRKYERRIKELTYQTEEDKKNLSRLQDLVDKLQLKVKSYKRAAEEAEEQSNSNLGKLRKLQHELEEAEERADIAESQVNKLRAKSRDSGSKKAHEEE